A genome region from Bradyrhizobium sp. WSM1417 includes the following:
- a CDS encoding amidase — protein MTFPMSWNEWAQHDGVGLAARVRKGELTAKELARQAAAGVAKVNPALSGVVELFDDVIADPAKDGANLAGPFAGLPFLMKDLGPTMKGRLQEMGSLLMRGNRAGADTFLTGKFRQAGLNLIGRTTTPEFGVCSSADNPAVYVTRNPWDTDYTTCGSSAGSAAIVAAGVVPIAHATDGGGSIRIPAGVNGNIGLKVSRGVFSLAPHMSDLTGLVSIQGCQSRSVRDTAAFVDHARGAAPGEFMPFWTTAQPYSEMIKRDPSKLRIALSHSWGDYTATPEIAAELAKAGRFLEGLGHHVDYALPELDFRAAFQAQTTCYISNFAVVISNMLAARGLEKPPEDLIEPMNIRIWEAGRHTSFAERAKMQGVFNTTSRAFGAFFEQWDVILTPITALPTPKVGTREYLTTSDNPDVLDWFGNLWRFFAFTPLANLCGMPAISMPMATQDHGLPLGIQAIAKQANDGLLLQLAAQIERALDGKWNDGRKPKVHVS, from the coding sequence ATGACTTTTCCGATGAGCTGGAACGAATGGGCGCAGCACGATGGCGTGGGGCTGGCCGCGCGCGTCCGCAAGGGCGAGCTCACGGCAAAGGAGTTGGCGCGGCAGGCTGCCGCGGGCGTCGCCAAGGTCAACCCGGCACTGTCGGGCGTGGTCGAGTTGTTCGATGACGTGATCGCCGATCCGGCCAAGGACGGCGCCAATCTCGCCGGCCCGTTCGCCGGCCTGCCCTTCCTGATGAAGGACCTCGGCCCGACCATGAAGGGCCGGCTCCAGGAGATGGGCTCGCTGTTGATGCGCGGCAATCGCGCCGGCGCCGATACGTTCCTGACCGGCAAATTCCGCCAGGCCGGACTGAACCTGATCGGACGCACCACGACGCCGGAATTCGGCGTCTGCAGTTCGGCCGACAATCCGGCCGTCTATGTCACGCGCAATCCCTGGGACACCGACTACACCACCTGCGGCTCGTCGGCGGGAAGCGCCGCGATCGTGGCCGCCGGCGTGGTGCCGATCGCACACGCGACTGACGGCGGCGGCTCGATCCGCATTCCCGCCGGCGTCAACGGCAATATCGGGCTGAAAGTCTCGCGCGGCGTGTTCTCGCTCGCACCGCACATGTCCGATCTCACCGGCCTTGTCTCGATCCAGGGCTGCCAGTCGCGCTCGGTGCGCGACACCGCCGCCTTCGTCGATCACGCAAGGGGAGCGGCGCCCGGCGAGTTCATGCCGTTCTGGACCACGGCGCAGCCATATTCCGAGATGATCAAGCGCGATCCGTCAAAACTTCGCATCGCGCTGTCGCACAGCTGGGGCGACTACACCGCGACGCCCGAGATCGCCGCCGAGCTGGCGAAGGCCGGCCGCTTCCTCGAAGGCCTCGGCCATCACGTCGACTACGCATTGCCCGAGCTCGACTTCCGCGCCGCGTTCCAGGCGCAGACCACCTGCTACATCTCGAATTTTGCCGTGGTGATCTCCAACATGCTCGCCGCGCGCGGGCTGGAAAAGCCGCCGGAAGATCTGATCGAGCCGATGAATATCCGGATCTGGGAAGCCGGCCGGCATACGAGCTTCGCCGAGCGGGCGAAGATGCAAGGCGTGTTCAACACGACCTCGCGCGCATTCGGCGCCTTCTTCGAGCAGTGGGACGTGATCCTGACGCCGATCACGGCGCTGCCGACGCCGAAGGTCGGCACGAGGGAATATCTCACCACCTCCGACAATCCTGACGTGCTCGACTGGTTCGGCAATCTCTGGCGCTTCTTCGCCTTCACGCCGCTCGCCAATCTCTGCGGCATGCCGGCGATCTCGATGCCGATGGCCACGCAGGATCACGGCCTGCCGCTCGGCATCCAGGCGATTGCGAAACAGGCCAATGACGGCCTCCTGCTGCAACTCGCCGCCCAGATCGAGCGCGCGCTCGACGGCAAGTGGAACGACGGCAGGAAGCCGAAGGTGCATGTGAGCTGA
- a CDS encoding ring-opening amidohydrolase — MRTTSVGVFKVATKGPGDVSGLMSMIGSGAIDPASILAILGKTEGNGGVNDFTREYAVAALCTALAPQLGLSAQEVEQRIAFVMSGGTEGVLSPHITVFTRRDVQQRPAGISGKRLSIGMAHTRDFLPEELGRSAQITATADAVQAAMADAGIADPTDVHFVQIKCPLLTSDRVEAANARGHKTVTTSAYSSMAYSRGASALGVAVALGEIATDIRDDDVLRRYDLFSNVASTSSGIELMHNVVIVLGNAMSSTSEFEIGHAVMGDAIDAAAVLAALESVGLGAAPQTTTGRELVNIFAKAEASPDGSVRGFRHTMLEDTDISSTRHARAAVGGLIAGLAGTAAVYVSGGAEHQGPAGGGPVAVIAKLSN; from the coding sequence ATGCGGACGACATCGGTCGGCGTCTTCAAGGTCGCGACCAAAGGCCCGGGCGACGTCTCGGGATTGATGAGCATGATCGGCTCCGGCGCGATCGATCCGGCATCGATCCTGGCGATCCTCGGCAAGACCGAAGGCAATGGCGGCGTCAACGACTTTACCCGGGAATATGCCGTTGCCGCGCTGTGCACGGCGCTGGCGCCGCAACTCGGCCTGTCGGCGCAGGAGGTCGAGCAACGCATCGCTTTCGTGATGTCCGGTGGCACCGAGGGTGTGCTGAGCCCGCATATCACCGTGTTCACGCGCCGGGACGTCCAGCAGCGCCCGGCAGGCATCTCCGGCAAGCGCCTGAGCATCGGCATGGCGCACACGCGGGATTTTCTCCCTGAAGAGCTCGGCCGCTCCGCTCAGATCACGGCGACAGCCGACGCCGTGCAGGCCGCGATGGCGGATGCCGGCATCGCCGATCCCACCGACGTCCACTTCGTGCAGATCAAGTGCCCGCTGCTCACCAGCGATCGCGTCGAGGCGGCGAATGCGCGCGGCCACAAGACGGTGACGACCAGCGCCTACAGCTCGATGGCCTATTCGCGCGGCGCTTCCGCGCTCGGGGTCGCGGTCGCCCTCGGGGAGATCGCAACCGACATTCGCGACGACGACGTGCTGCGACGCTACGATCTGTTCTCGAACGTCGCCTCGACCTCGTCCGGAATCGAGCTGATGCACAACGTGGTCATCGTGCTCGGCAACGCGATGTCCTCGACGAGCGAATTCGAGATCGGGCATGCCGTGATGGGCGATGCGATCGACGCTGCCGCGGTGCTTGCGGCGCTGGAGAGCGTCGGGCTCGGTGCCGCGCCGCAGACGACGACCGGCCGCGAGCTCGTCAACATCTTCGCCAAGGCCGAGGCCTCGCCTGATGGCAGCGTGCGCGGCTTCCGCCACACCATGCTGGAAGATACCGATATCAGCTCGACACGCCACGCCCGGGCTGCCGTCGGCGGCCTGATTGCCGGCCTCGCCGGCACCGCTGCGGTCTATGTCTCCGGCGGCGCCGAGCACCAGGGCCCCGCGGGCGGCGGGCCGGTCGCGGTGATCGCAAAGCTCTCGAATTGA
- a CDS encoding Tex family protein: MANINQKIAQELAVRAEQVEATVALLDGGATVPFIARYRKEATGALDDAQLRTLEERLGYLRELEDRRKAILESVREQGKLDAALEASILAADSKARLEDIYLPFKPKRRTKAEIAKEAGLEPLANQLMAEPTNDPKLVAEAFVNAEKGVADAAAALDGARAILVERFDEDADLIGALREEVWTNARMTSKVRDGKKTEGEKFADYFEFSEPLTKLPSHRILAMFRGEKEEILDLQIQAETEPSPPGVPSVYELKIMKRFGIADLKRAGDRWMIDTVRWAWRTKIQVHLNIDLRMRLWNAAETEAVRVFASNLRDLLLAAPAGTRVTMGLDPGFRTGVKVAVTDATGKVVDTAVIYPHEPQRQWNEALAILGKLALKHRVELIAIGNGTASRETDKLAADLVKGLPDLKMTKIVVSEAGASVYSASAFASEELPDLDVTLRGAVSIARRLQDPLAELVKIEPKAIGVGQYQHDLGQAKLAKSLDAVVEDCVNAVGVDVNTASAPLLARVSGVGSGLASSIVAHRDANGPFKSRKALKDVPRLGPKAFEQCAGFLRILGGEDPLDASGVHPEAYPVVRRILSATKSDIKALIGSSDIVRTLKPKDFVDETFGLPTVTDILRELEKPGRDPRPAFKAAVFMDGVEEIKHLKKGMILEGTVTNVAAFGAFVDIGVHQDGLVHISAMSRTYIKDPREVVKPGDIVKVKVLDFEVARKRISLTLRLDDEVGAKKDAPGMQRDNSSRNPSRMTSSAPRQQESSGGGALAEALRRAAEKNGGKRA, from the coding sequence GTGGCAAATATCAACCAGAAAATTGCGCAGGAGCTTGCGGTTCGGGCGGAGCAGGTCGAGGCGACAGTGGCGCTGCTCGACGGCGGCGCCACGGTTCCCTTCATCGCCCGCTACCGCAAGGAAGCGACCGGTGCGCTCGACGACGCGCAATTGCGCACGCTGGAGGAGCGCCTGGGCTACCTGCGCGAGCTCGAGGACCGCCGCAAGGCCATCCTCGAATCGGTCCGCGAGCAGGGCAAGCTCGATGCCGCGCTGGAAGCCTCCATTCTCGCCGCCGACAGCAAGGCGCGCCTCGAAGACATCTATCTGCCGTTCAAGCCGAAGCGCCGCACCAAGGCCGAGATTGCCAAGGAAGCCGGCCTCGAGCCGCTCGCCAATCAGCTCATGGCCGAGCCCACCAACGATCCGAAGCTCGTCGCCGAAGCCTTCGTCAATGCCGAGAAGGGCGTTGCGGATGCAGCTGCGGCACTCGACGGCGCCCGCGCCATCCTGGTCGAGCGTTTCGACGAAGACGCCGACCTGATCGGCGCGCTTCGCGAGGAGGTGTGGACCAACGCACGCATGACCTCCAAGGTGCGCGACGGCAAGAAGACCGAGGGCGAAAAGTTTGCCGACTATTTCGAGTTCTCCGAGCCGCTGACGAAGCTGCCCTCCCACCGCATCCTCGCGATGTTCCGCGGCGAGAAGGAAGAGATCCTCGATCTCCAGATCCAGGCCGAGACCGAACCATCGCCACCGGGCGTGCCGAGCGTCTATGAGCTGAAGATCATGAAGCGGTTCGGCATCGCTGACCTCAAGCGCGCCGGCGACCGCTGGATGATCGACACCGTGCGCTGGGCCTGGCGCACCAAGATCCAGGTGCATCTCAACATCGACCTGCGCATGCGGCTGTGGAATGCCGCCGAGACCGAGGCCGTGCGCGTGTTCGCCTCGAACCTGCGCGACCTGCTGCTCGCCGCGCCGGCCGGCACCCGCGTCACCATGGGGCTGGATCCCGGCTTCCGAACCGGCGTCAAGGTTGCCGTCACGGATGCGACCGGCAAGGTGGTGGATACCGCCGTGATCTATCCGCACGAGCCCCAGCGGCAGTGGAACGAGGCGCTTGCGATCCTCGGCAAGCTCGCGCTGAAACATCGCGTCGAGCTGATCGCGATCGGCAACGGCACCGCCTCGCGCGAGACCGACAAGCTCGCGGCCGACCTCGTCAAGGGCCTGCCCGACTTGAAGATGACCAAGATCGTGGTGTCGGAAGCCGGCGCGTCGGTTTATTCGGCGTCGGCTTTTGCCTCGGAGGAACTGCCTGATCTCGACGTCACCCTGCGCGGTGCGGTGTCGATCGCGCGGCGGCTCCAGGATCCGCTCGCCGAGCTCGTCAAGATCGAACCCAAGGCGATCGGCGTCGGCCAGTACCAGCACGACCTCGGCCAGGCCAAGCTCGCCAAATCGCTCGACGCCGTGGTCGAAGACTGCGTGAACGCGGTCGGCGTCGACGTCAACACCGCCTCGGCACCACTGCTCGCGCGCGTGTCGGGCGTCGGTTCCGGCCTTGCCTCAAGCATCGTGGCACACCGCGATGCCAACGGTCCATTCAAGTCACGCAAGGCGCTGAAGGACGTGCCGCGGCTCGGCCCCAAGGCGTTCGAGCAGTGCGCGGGCTTCCTGCGCATCCTCGGCGGCGAGGACCCGCTCGACGCCTCCGGCGTGCATCCGGAAGCCTATCCGGTGGTGCGCCGAATTCTCAGCGCCACCAAGAGCGACATCAAGGCGCTGATCGGCAGCAGCGACATCGTTCGCACGCTGAAGCCGAAAGATTTCGTGGACGAGACGTTTGGTCTGCCGACCGTCACCGACATCCTGCGCGAGCTCGAGAAGCCCGGCCGCGACCCGCGTCCGGCGTTCAAGGCCGCGGTGTTCATGGACGGCGTCGAGGAGATCAAGCACCTCAAGAAGGGCATGATCCTCGAGGGCACCGTAACCAACGTCGCCGCGTTCGGCGCCTTCGTCGATATCGGCGTGCACCAGGACGGCCTGGTGCACATTTCGGCGATGTCCAGGACCTATATCAAGGATCCGCGCGAGGTGGTGAAGCCTGGCGACATCGTCAAGGTGAAGGTGCTGGACTTCGAGGTCGCGCGCAAGCGGATCTCGCTGACGCTGCGGCTCGACGACGAGGTCGGCGCCAAGAAGGACGCGCCCGGCATGCAGCGGGACAACAGCTCACGCAACCCCTCCCGCATGACGTCGTCGGCCCCGCGCCAGCAGGAGTCTTCCGGCGGCGGCGCCCTCGCCGAAGCGCTGCGCCGCGCGGCCGAGAAGAACGGCGGCAAGCGGGCGTAG
- a CDS encoding PaaI family thioesterase, with product MSSSPTTLSFEDLAEAIKGRRSDYGHISGLQLDRFAPREAWSSLPYRPVFVGDTETGVLHGGVVTAMLDESCGMAVQLALDGTSAIATLDLRIDYQKPATPGLAIKAHSVCYRTTRSIAFVRSTAYQESEDDPVATATACFMIGANRTNMLADRRMDSPGIPSLEAPDDPEGPFANSPFARCLGIRVNDDDTLTMPFSPKIIGNPILPAIHGGMTGAFLETTAIFGVARELGAAALPKPIGLTVNYLRSGRALDTFANVSIVKQGRRIVAFEARAWQDDANKPIATAFGHFMLRPTPGNDEE from the coding sequence ATGTCCAGCTCACCGACCACACTTTCGTTCGAGGACCTCGCCGAGGCGATCAAGGGCCGCCGCTCCGATTACGGCCATATCAGCGGGCTCCAGCTCGACCGGTTCGCGCCTCGCGAGGCCTGGTCCAGCCTGCCCTACCGTCCGGTCTTCGTCGGCGACACCGAGACCGGCGTCCTGCATGGCGGGGTCGTCACCGCGATGCTCGACGAGAGCTGCGGCATGGCGGTGCAGCTCGCGCTTGACGGCACGAGCGCCATCGCGACGCTCGATCTGCGCATCGACTATCAGAAGCCGGCGACGCCCGGCCTCGCCATCAAGGCGCATTCGGTCTGCTACCGCACCACACGTTCGATCGCCTTCGTGCGCTCCACCGCCTATCAGGAGTCCGAGGACGATCCTGTCGCAACCGCGACAGCATGCTTCATGATCGGCGCCAACCGAACCAACATGCTCGCGGATCGCAGGATGGATTCGCCCGGCATCCCGTCGCTGGAGGCGCCGGACGATCCGGAAGGCCCGTTCGCCAACAGCCCGTTCGCGCGCTGCCTCGGCATTCGCGTCAACGATGACGACACACTGACGATGCCGTTCTCGCCAAAAATCATCGGCAATCCGATCCTGCCTGCGATCCATGGCGGCATGACCGGCGCCTTCCTTGAGACCACCGCGATCTTCGGAGTGGCGCGCGAGCTCGGCGCCGCCGCACTGCCCAAGCCGATCGGACTGACCGTCAACTATCTGCGCTCCGGCCGCGCGCTCGACACGTTCGCCAACGTCTCGATCGTCAAGCAGGGCCGGCGCATCGTCGCCTTCGAGGCGCGGGCCTGGCAGGACGACGCGAACAAGCCGATCGCCACCGCCTTCGGCCATTTCATGCTGCGGCCGACGCCCGGAAACGACGAGGAATAG
- the poxB gene encoding ubiquinone-dependent pyruvate dehydrogenase, with the protein MAINNVADLFVATLEQAGVKRIYGIVGDSLNALTEALRRRGTIEWIHVRHEEVAAFAAAGEAEMTGSLAVCAGSCGPGNLHLINGLFDAHRSRVPVLAIAAQIPTAEIGSGYFQETHPQNLFRECSHYCELVSDPSQLPYVLENAIRAAVGMRGVAVVAMPGDVAFRSPPKRALSTARGLALSAPKVMPQGDELKALADLLNGAERITLFCGRGCAGAHAPLMQLAEALKSPIVHALGGKEHVEYDNPYDVGMTGFIGFSSGYAAMHACDALVMLGTDFPYKQFFPTEAKVAQIDIRPENLGRRCKIDLGLVGDVKLTIEALLPLLKSKTQRKHLDDAVAHYKKAREGLDSLAKGTPGSKPIHPQYLAKIISDHASDDAVFTADVGTPTVWAARYLEMNGRRRLIGSFVHGSMANAMPQAIGAQAAQSGRQVISLSGDGGFTMLMGDLITLTQMKLPVKVVIFNNGVLGFVALEMKAAGFVDTNVDLENPDFAAMARAMGIFARRVEDPGELPGAVKEMLAHNGPALLDVVTAKQELSMPPTITPEQIKGFSLWVLRAVMNGRGDEVVDLAKTNLLPR; encoded by the coding sequence ATGGCGATCAACAACGTGGCCGATCTGTTCGTGGCAACGCTCGAACAGGCCGGCGTTAAGCGTATCTACGGCATCGTCGGCGACAGCCTGAATGCGCTGACTGAAGCGCTGCGGCGGCGCGGCACGATCGAGTGGATCCATGTCCGGCATGAGGAGGTTGCGGCCTTCGCCGCCGCCGGCGAAGCGGAGATGACGGGCAGCCTTGCGGTATGCGCGGGCTCGTGTGGTCCCGGCAATCTGCACCTGATCAACGGCCTGTTCGACGCCCATCGCAGCCGCGTTCCCGTGCTGGCGATCGCTGCGCAAATTCCGACTGCCGAGATCGGCAGCGGCTATTTCCAGGAGACGCATCCGCAAAACCTGTTCCGCGAGTGCAGCCATTATTGTGAGCTGGTCTCCGATCCGAGTCAGCTGCCTTACGTGCTGGAAAACGCCATCCGCGCGGCGGTGGGTATGCGCGGCGTCGCCGTCGTCGCCATGCCGGGCGACGTCGCCTTCCGCAGCCCACCGAAGCGCGCGCTGTCGACGGCGCGTGGTCTTGCGCTGTCGGCGCCGAAGGTGATGCCGCAGGGCGATGAGCTGAAGGCGCTTGCGGACCTGCTGAACGGCGCCGAACGCATCACCCTGTTCTGCGGTCGCGGCTGCGCCGGCGCGCATGCCCCGTTGATGCAGCTCGCGGAAGCCTTGAAGAGCCCGATCGTGCATGCGCTCGGCGGCAAGGAGCACGTCGAATACGACAATCCCTACGACGTAGGCATGACCGGCTTCATCGGCTTCTCCTCCGGCTATGCCGCCATGCACGCCTGCGACGCGCTGGTGATGCTCGGCACTGATTTTCCCTACAAGCAGTTCTTCCCGACCGAAGCGAAGGTCGCCCAGATCGACATTCGCCCGGAGAATCTCGGTCGTCGCTGCAAGATCGACCTCGGCCTCGTCGGCGACGTCAAGCTCACCATCGAGGCGCTGCTGCCGCTTCTGAAATCCAAGACGCAGCGCAAGCATCTCGACGACGCCGTCGCGCATTACAAGAAGGCGCGCGAGGGCCTGGACTCGCTCGCCAAGGGCACGCCGGGCAGTAAACCGATCCATCCGCAATATCTCGCGAAGATCATCAGCGACCACGCGAGCGATGATGCGGTGTTCACCGCCGATGTCGGCACGCCGACGGTGTGGGCCGCGCGCTATCTCGAGATGAACGGCCGCCGCCGGCTGATCGGCTCGTTCGTGCACGGCTCGATGGCCAATGCCATGCCGCAGGCGATCGGCGCGCAGGCCGCGCAGTCCGGCCGCCAGGTGATCTCGCTCTCCGGCGATGGCGGCTTCACCATGCTGATGGGCGATCTGATCACGCTGACGCAGATGAAGCTGCCGGTGAAGGTGGTCATCTTCAACAACGGCGTGCTCGGCTTCGTCGCACTGGAGATGAAGGCCGCCGGATTCGTCGACACCAATGTCGATCTGGAGAATCCGGACTTCGCTGCGATGGCGCGCGCGATGGGCATCTTTGCGCGGCGCGTCGAGGATCCCGGCGAGCTCCCGGGCGCGGTGAAGGAGATGCTGGCTCACAACGGACCGGCGCTGCTCGACGTGGTCACGGCGAAGCAGGAGCTGTCGATGCCGCCGACCATCACGCCCGAACAGATCAAGGGATTCAGCCTGTGGGTCTTGCGCGCCGTGATGAACGGCCGCGGCGACGAGGTCGTCGATCTCGCCAAGACCAATTTGCTGCCGCGCTAA
- a CDS encoding 2-dehydro-3-deoxy-6-phosphogalactonate aldolase gives MSVPFPAMKRPLVAILRGVKPEETQAIVGVLIEAGMTAIEIPLNSPDPFRSIATAVKQAPAGVLIGAGTVLTTSDVDRLNDVGGKLMVSPNVDTQVLTRAHQYAMVTLPGVFSPTEALLAARSGASGLKFFPASVLGASGIAAIRAVLPAGAMIAAVGGVSDQNFAEYIKGGVTAFGLGSSLYKPGMTAADVAARAKLTIAAYDRAIAKD, from the coding sequence ATGAGCGTTCCCTTTCCGGCGATGAAACGGCCACTGGTCGCGATCCTGCGCGGCGTGAAGCCCGAGGAGACGCAGGCCATCGTCGGCGTGCTGATCGAAGCCGGCATGACTGCAATCGAGATTCCGCTGAACTCGCCTGACCCGTTCCGCTCCATCGCAACCGCGGTGAAACAGGCACCGGCGGGCGTGCTCATCGGCGCCGGCACGGTGCTGACCACTTCGGATGTCGATCGGCTCAACGATGTCGGCGGCAAGCTGATGGTATCGCCGAATGTCGATACGCAGGTGCTCACGCGTGCCCATCAATACGCCATGGTGACGTTGCCCGGCGTGTTTTCGCCGACCGAGGCGCTGCTTGCGGCGCGCTCCGGCGCCTCGGGCCTGAAATTCTTTCCGGCGAGCGTGCTCGGCGCGTCCGGCATCGCCGCGATCCGCGCCGTGCTGCCGGCCGGCGCCATGATCGCCGCCGTCGGCGGCGTTTCCGATCAGAATTTCGCGGAGTACATCAAGGGCGGCGTCACTGCGTTCGGGCTCGGCTCCAGCCTCTACAAGCCCGGCATGACGGCAGCGGACGTTGCCGCTCGCGCAAAATTGACGATCGCGGCCTACGATCGGGCGATTGCGAAAGACTGA
- a CDS encoding 2-dehydro-3-deoxygalactonokinase, protein MTEPAYVAVDWGTSSFRLWLIDRAGEVLAERRSDEGMLVAAKAGFAAVLQSHLAAVEAPDHLPVLVCGMAGARTGWVEAGYVDTPAPLSAVLKQAARVSGETRDIRILPGIAQRDAKAPDVMRGEETQLLGALGLDAAGEALVCMPGTHSKWVRLKDGTVAHFSTFMTGELFSVVSRETILSLAVAGAEDAEDVTSFQAAVKAAYEAPAFAANFLFGARSRQLLFGGTPAAARETLSGTLIGVELAAGLSGAIPKAGITLIASGRLAMLYRLAFDALSVTVNPVDADEAVRRGLSMASAAIWTK, encoded by the coding sequence ATGACCGAACCCGCCTACGTCGCGGTGGACTGGGGCACCAGCAGCTTCCGGCTCTGGCTGATCGACCGCGCCGGTGAGGTGCTGGCCGAGCGCCGCAGCGATGAGGGCATGCTGGTGGCCGCGAAGGCCGGCTTTGCCGCCGTGCTGCAATCGCATCTCGCGGCAGTCGAGGCGCCCGATCATCTGCCTGTCCTCGTCTGCGGCATGGCCGGCGCGCGTACCGGCTGGGTCGAGGCCGGCTATGTCGATACGCCCGCGCCACTCTCCGCTGTTCTGAAGCAGGCCGCGCGCGTGTCCGGCGAAACGCGCGACATCCGCATCCTGCCGGGTATCGCGCAGCGCGATGCAAAAGCGCCGGACGTGATGCGCGGCGAGGAGACGCAGCTGCTCGGCGCGCTCGGCCTCGATGCTGCAGGTGAAGCTCTGGTCTGTATGCCCGGTACGCATTCGAAATGGGTGCGCCTCAAGGACGGTACGGTCGCGCATTTCTCTACCTTCATGACCGGCGAGCTCTTCAGCGTGGTGTCGCGCGAGACGATTTTGTCGCTTGCGGTCGCGGGCGCCGAAGACGCCGAGGATGTCACGAGCTTCCAGGCTGCGGTGAAGGCAGCGTACGAAGCACCGGCCTTCGCCGCCAATTTCCTGTTCGGCGCGCGGTCGCGTCAGCTCCTGTTCGGAGGCACACCGGCCGCGGCGCGCGAAACGCTGTCGGGCACGTTGATTGGCGTCGAGCTGGCGGCAGGGCTTTCCGGCGCGATACCGAAAGCTGGGATCACGCTGATTGCCTCGGGGCGGCTCGCAATGCTGTACAGGCTGGCTTTCGACGCGCTGTCCGTCACCGTGAACCCGGTCGATGCCGATGAAGCCGTCCGCCGCGGTCTGTCGATGGCGTCTGCCGCGATCTGGACGAAATGA
- a CDS encoding response regulator transcription factor — protein sequence MSGAHRRILVVEDDAETAGQLVEELTISGYDVDLAATGREALSHGAARDYAVITIDRMLPDIDGITVMRQLRHDGIAAPFLIISALGEVDDRVRGLRAGGDDYLVKPFSFTELLARLEALGRRSDTVAKETILRVGDLAIDLIARSASRRGRKIPLLPREFQLLEYLVRNEGRVVSRAMLLQHVWDLHFDPSTNIIDVYVGRVRRKVDDAQAYPLIHTIRGIGYCLRAPG from the coding sequence ATGTCCGGAGCTCACCGCCGCATTCTGGTCGTCGAGGACGATGCGGAAACCGCAGGCCAGCTCGTCGAGGAGCTGACGATTTCTGGCTACGACGTCGATCTCGCCGCCACGGGGCGCGAAGCCCTCAGCCACGGCGCCGCGCGCGACTATGCCGTGATCACCATCGACCGCATGCTGCCCGACATCGACGGCATCACCGTGATGCGCCAGTTGCGCCACGACGGCATCGCCGCGCCGTTCCTGATCATTTCCGCGCTCGGCGAGGTCGACGACCGCGTGCGCGGCTTGCGCGCCGGCGGCGACGATTATCTGGTCAAGCCGTTCTCCTTCACCGAATTGCTGGCGCGGCTGGAGGCACTCGGCCGGCGCAGCGACACCGTTGCCAAGGAGACGATCCTGCGGGTCGGCGATCTCGCCATCGACCTGATCGCGCGGAGCGCGAGCCGCCGCGGCCGGAAGATTCCGCTGTTGCCGCGGGAATTCCAGCTGCTCGAATATCTCGTCCGCAACGAGGGGCGCGTCGTCTCGCGTGCGATGCTGCTCCAGCATGTCTGGGATCTGCACTTCGATCCCTCCACCAATATCATCGACGTCTACGTCGGTCGCGTCCGCCGCAAGGTCGATGACGCCCAGGCCTATCCG
- a CDS encoding LLM class flavin-dependent oxidoreductase — protein MEIGYFTMPSHPPECGLKEGNDWDLQVMRWLDELGYQEAWVGEHHTAPWEPNPTPDLLIAQALMQTKNIRIGPGGFLLPYHHPAELANRVAMLDHLSGGRLNFGVAASGLPSDWAMFNVDGMSGQNRDMTREALEIILKMWSDPAPWTYKGKFWTVTKPDTMFDFLKPHIKPLQTPHPPIGVAGLSKNSDTLKLAGERGFIPMSLNLNPAYVGSHWDSVVAGAAKTGRKPDRADWRLVREVFVADTDEEAWRLSTGDMMGRMMGEYFLPLLGHFGFKDYLKHAPDVPDSDVTVEYCAKRNWIVGSPATVADKIEKIYEEVGGFGVLLVFGFDYKHKAEAWHHSLSLLRNEVMPRLKHLGSAQKAA, from the coding sequence ATGGAGATCGGTTATTTCACGATGCCTTCGCACCCGCCGGAGTGCGGCCTGAAGGAAGGGAACGACTGGGACCTGCAGGTCATGCGCTGGCTCGACGAGCTCGGCTATCAGGAGGCCTGGGTCGGCGAGCACCACACCGCGCCTTGGGAACCCAATCCCACGCCGGATCTGCTGATCGCACAGGCCCTGATGCAGACCAAGAATATCCGCATCGGACCGGGCGGCTTCCTGCTGCCCTATCACCATCCGGCCGAACTCGCCAACCGCGTCGCCATGCTCGATCATCTCTCCGGGGGCCGGCTCAATTTCGGCGTCGCGGCTAGCGGCCTGCCGAGTGATTGGGCCATGTTCAACGTCGACGGCATGAGCGGACAGAACCGCGACATGACGCGCGAGGCGCTGGAGATCATTCTGAAGATGTGGAGCGATCCCGCGCCCTGGACCTACAAGGGCAAATTCTGGACGGTGACCAAGCCGGACACGATGTTCGACTTCCTCAAGCCGCACATCAAGCCGTTGCAGACGCCGCATCCGCCGATCGGCGTCGCCGGTCTCTCGAAGAACTCGGACACGCTGAAGCTCGCCGGCGAGCGCGGCTTCATCCCGATGAGCCTCAACCTGAACCCGGCCTATGTCGGCAGCCATTGGGATTCGGTCGTAGCAGGTGCCGCCAAGACCGGGCGCAAGCCGGACCGCGCGGATTGGCGGCTGGTGCGCGAGGTGTTCGTCGCCGATACCGACGAGGAAGCGTGGAGGCTCTCGACCGGCGACATGATGGGCCGGATGATGGGCGAGTACTTCCTGCCGCTGCTCGGCCATTTCGGCTTCAAGGACTATTTGAAGCACGCGCCGGACGTGCCCGATAGCGACGTCACCGTCGAATATTGCGCCAAGCGGAACTGGATCGTGGGCTCGCCCGCGACCGTCGCCGATAAGATCGAGAAGATCTACGAGGAGGTCGGCGGCTTCGGCGTGCTGCTGGTGTTCGGCTTCGACTATAAGCACAAGGCTGAAGCCTGGCATCACTCGCTGTCGCTGCTGAGGAACGAGGTGATGCCGCGCCTGAAGCATCTCGGCTCCGCGCAGAAGGCAGCTTGA